From a region of the uncultured Desulfovibrio sp. genome:
- the rfaD gene encoding ADP-glyceromanno-heptose 6-epimerase, with the protein MYIITGGAGFIGSAILWRLNQAGITDILVVDNLGSTEKWKNLVNRRYARYVHRSEFLEMLRGNTLGGKVEAIVHMGACSSTTEKDADFLMANNTAYTVELCRFALEHGARFINAGSAATYGDGSQGFSDRPETTRRLKPLNMYGYSKHLFDLWLLDNKLTESVASLKFFNVYGPNEYHKGDMRSVACKAFHEISTTGRLRLFRSNTPDFADGGQMRDFVYVKDCVELMFWLLENPATNGILNVGTGKARSWNDLACAIFAALGKEPQIEYMDMPEALRGKYQNFTQADMSWMQEKNCPVRFASLEQGIAEYVGTYLAQSDPYLEMPT; encoded by the coding sequence ATGTATATTATCACTGGTGGCGCAGGTTTTATCGGTAGCGCCATACTCTGGAGGCTGAACCAGGCAGGCATAACCGACATACTGGTGGTGGATAACCTCGGTTCAACGGAAAAATGGAAGAATCTCGTCAACCGGCGATACGCCCGCTATGTACACAGGTCTGAATTCCTGGAAATGCTGCGAGGCAACACGCTGGGCGGCAAGGTTGAGGCAATCGTGCACATGGGGGCCTGTTCTTCCACCACAGAAAAAGACGCAGATTTTCTGATGGCTAACAACACGGCCTATACTGTGGAACTGTGCAGGTTTGCCCTCGAACACGGAGCGCGCTTTATCAATGCAGGGTCAGCCGCTACCTACGGGGATGGTTCACAGGGTTTCTCTGACAGGCCGGAAACGACCCGCCGCCTCAAGCCCCTGAACATGTATGGCTACTCCAAACACCTTTTCGATTTGTGGCTGCTGGATAACAAACTTACAGAGAGCGTGGCCAGCCTCAAGTTTTTCAACGTCTACGGCCCCAATGAATACCACAAGGGGGACATGCGCAGCGTAGCCTGCAAGGCCTTTCATGAAATCAGCACTACGGGGCGTTTGCGGCTTTTCAGATCAAACACGCCGGATTTTGCCGACGGCGGCCAGATGCGCGATTTTGTCTACGTGAAGGATTGCGTGGAGTTGATGTTCTGGCTGCTTGAAAACCCGGCAACCAATGGCATTCTCAATGTGGGCACGGGCAAGGCGCGGAGCTGGAACGATCTGGCCTGTGCCATATTTGCCGCATTGGGCAAAGAACCTCAGATTGAATATATGGACATGCCTGAAGCCCTGCGCGGAAAATACCAGAACTTCACCCAGGCGGATATGAGCTGGATGCAAGAAAAAAACTGCCCAGTGCGCTTTGCATCGCTGGAACAGGGCATTGCGGAGTATGTGGGCACCTATCTGGCCCAGAGCGATCCCTATCTTGAAATGCCCACCTGA
- the rfbC gene encoding dTDP-4-dehydrorhamnose 3,5-epimerase, translated as MEVVQTPIAGVLLIKPKVWGDQRGYFVETWQQQRYEAAGIALPFVQDNHSMSARGTLRGLHYQKTRPQGKLVYVSLGSVFDVAVDIRRDSPTFGKWFGVELSQQNQWQLWVQPGFAHGFVVTSETAHFHYKCTDYYCPEDEAAIRWNDPTLGIVWPVDEPLLSAKDQVAPLWAEAMQAAGR; from the coding sequence GTGGAAGTAGTTCAGACGCCTATTGCCGGGGTACTGCTGATCAAACCCAAGGTATGGGGTGATCAACGCGGCTATTTTGTGGAAACCTGGCAGCAGCAGCGCTACGAAGCGGCAGGCATTGCCTTGCCCTTTGTGCAGGATAACCATTCCATGTCCGCCCGTGGCACTCTGCGCGGCCTGCATTATCAGAAAACACGTCCTCAGGGTAAACTGGTCTATGTTTCGCTGGGCAGTGTTTTTGATGTGGCTGTGGATATTCGGCGAGATTCCCCCACGTTCGGCAAGTGGTTTGGCGTAGAACTTTCGCAGCAGAACCAGTGGCAGTTGTGGGTACAGCCCGGCTTTGCGCACGGATTTGTGGTAACGAGCGAAACTGCCCATTTTCACTACAAGTGCACAGATTACTACTGCCCCGAGGATGAAGCGGCCATCCGCTGGAACGACCCGACCCTGGGCATTGTCTGGCCCGTGGACGAACCTCTGCTTTCTGCCAAGGATCAAGTTGCTCCGCTGTGGGCTGAGGCCATGCAGGCTGCCGGACGCTGA
- the rfbA gene encoding glucose-1-phosphate thymidylyltransferase RfbA, with product MSGWKGIVLAGGSGSRLYPLTLSVSKQLMPIYDKPMIYYPLSILMMAGIRDICLVSTPEHLPLYKALLHDGSQLGCNFSYVVQPHPEGLAQAFLLAEEHIAGHNTCLILGDNVFFGHGLPALTHAAMARECGATIFGYHVRDPERYGVVEFDDERNVVSIEEKPALPKSNFAVTGLYFYDQKVLDIARAVRPSARGELEITDVNNAYLQQGNLHVELMGRGIAWLDTGTHDSLMDAGAFVQAVEKRQGLKVACLEEIAWRNGYIDADAVRALVKPMAKTGYGQYLLELVDAGIGLWK from the coding sequence ATGAGCGGCTGGAAAGGCATTGTTCTGGCTGGTGGATCTGGCTCGCGCCTGTATCCCCTGACCCTGAGCGTGAGCAAGCAGCTCATGCCCATCTATGACAAACCCATGATTTACTACCCGCTGTCTATTCTGATGATGGCGGGCATTCGGGATATCTGCCTTGTTTCCACCCCTGAGCATCTGCCCCTCTATAAGGCTTTGCTGCATGACGGCTCGCAACTGGGGTGCAATTTCAGCTACGTTGTGCAACCCCACCCTGAGGGGCTGGCCCAGGCTTTTTTGTTGGCGGAAGAGCACATTGCGGGGCACAATACCTGTCTGATTTTGGGTGATAATGTTTTTTTCGGGCATGGATTGCCAGCACTTACACATGCTGCCATGGCCCGCGAGTGCGGAGCGACCATTTTTGGCTACCATGTGCGCGACCCTGAGCGTTACGGCGTCGTGGAATTTGACGATGAGCGGAATGTGGTCAGCATTGAAGAAAAACCCGCCCTTCCAAAGTCCAACTTTGCGGTGACAGGCCTGTATTTTTATGACCAGAAGGTGCTGGATATCGCCCGCGCCGTACGCCCCTCGGCCCGGGGCGAACTGGAAATCACAGATGTGAACAATGCCTATCTGCAGCAGGGCAATTTGCATGTAGAGCTTATGGGGCGGGGCATTGCCTGGCTTGATACAGGCACGCATGATTCTCTCATGGATGCCGGAGCCTTTGTGCAGGCGGTAGAAAAGCGCCAGGGGCTCAAGGTGGCCTGCCTGGAGGAAATAGCCTGGCGCAACGGCTATATTGATGCGGACGCCGTACGCGCACTGGTAAAGCCCATGGCCAAGACCGGGTACGGGCAATATCTTCTTGAACTTGTGGATGCGGGGATTGGGCTGTGGAAGTAG
- the rfbB gene encoding dTDP-glucose 4,6-dehydratase, with protein sequence MPCQLVTGGSGFIGSCYVLQARRQGVRVINLDKLTYAGNPANLAVLKDDPNYVFVRGDIGNAELVAWLLETFQPDGIVNFAAESHVDRSIVDPDAFVRTNVLGTATLLRVAAQWWRALPAERASGFRFLHVSTDEVYGALQPGDPAFTEATPYSPNSPYSASKAASDHMVRAFHETYGLPVLLTNCSNNYGPRQFPEKLIPLMICNALDGKPLPVYGKGANIRDWLHVEDHCAAIARVFEAGRVGRCYNIGGHAEKTNLEVVQAVCSILDQLVPSARGSYADQLTYVADRPGHDFRYAIDCSRIEAELGWKPSHKFDSGLRETVRWYLEHTAWVENVRSGAYREWIAANYAHRACGGAN encoded by the coding sequence ATGCCCTGTCAGCTGGTTACTGGTGGTTCGGGCTTTATCGGGTCCTGCTACGTTCTTCAGGCCCGGCGGCAGGGTGTGCGCGTCATCAACCTCGACAAACTGACCTACGCCGGGAATCCTGCCAATCTGGCAGTACTGAAAGACGATCCGAACTACGTCTTTGTGCGAGGCGACATCGGCAATGCCGAGCTGGTTGCCTGGCTGCTGGAAACCTTCCAGCCTGATGGCATCGTGAATTTTGCTGCGGAAAGCCACGTTGACCGTTCCATTGTTGACCCCGATGCTTTTGTGCGCACCAATGTGCTGGGTACGGCCACGCTGCTGAGGGTGGCTGCCCAGTGGTGGCGCGCGCTGCCTGCGGAACGCGCTTCAGGCTTTCGCTTTCTGCACGTGTCCACCGATGAGGTATATGGCGCGTTACAACCGGGCGATCCAGCTTTTACTGAAGCGACCCCTTACAGCCCCAACAGTCCATATTCTGCTTCCAAGGCCGCCAGCGACCATATGGTGCGCGCTTTTCACGAAACCTACGGCCTCCCGGTGCTGCTTACCAATTGTTCCAACAATTACGGGCCGCGCCAGTTCCCTGAAAAACTCATTCCCCTGATGATCTGCAATGCCCTTGATGGCAAGCCTTTGCCTGTCTACGGCAAGGGGGCCAATATTCGCGACTGGCTACATGTAGAAGACCATTGCGCTGCCATAGCCCGAGTGTTTGAAGCGGGCAGGGTAGGGCGGTGTTACAACATCGGCGGGCATGCGGAAAAGACCAACCTTGAGGTTGTGCAGGCCGTGTGCTCCATCCTTGACCAGTTGGTTCCCTCGGCTCGTGGGTCTTACGCCGATCAACTTACCTATGTGGCCGACAGGCCCGGTCATGATTTTCGGTACGCCATAGACTGCAGCAGAATAGAAGCGGAGCTTGGCTGGAAGCCGAGCCACAAGTTTGATTCCGGCCTGCGTGAAACCGTTCGCTGGTATCTTGAACATACCGCGTGGGTTGAAAATGTCCGTAGCGGCGCTTACAGGGAATGGATTGCAGCCAACTACGCCCATCGCGCTTGCGGTGGGGCCAACTGA
- a CDS encoding nucleotide sugar dehydrogenase produces the protein MVSFEDLLAKKSSVAVVGLGYVGLPLAVALSHHFDVIGFDINVARVDALNKGHDATNEVDDASLTASTARFTSDAAELAKAGVIIVAVPTPVDSHRQPDLTPVVGASRTVGRHMPKGCVVCYESTVYPGVTEDECIPLLEKESGMRFPADFAVGYSPERINPGDKVHRLETIRKVVSGSDAPTADLLVKVYGAVVTAGIHRASCIKVAEAAKVIENTQRDINIALMNELALIFNRMGIDTLEVLEAAGSKWNFLPFRPGLVGGHCIGVDPYYLTYKAEEIGCHPEVILAGRRINDGMGKYVAEICVKRLINADKHVKGARVGLLGFTFKENVPDIRNTRVVDIIAELKEYGITALVHDPEADAAEAHHEYGQTLLPLSDLKNLDVLILAVSHEGFRQLDHAAIRAMFAGDAVTLMDIKGFWNKQEMLAAGFDLWRL, from the coding sequence ATGGTTTCATTTGAAGACCTGTTGGCAAAGAAATCTTCCGTGGCTGTGGTTGGCCTGGGTTATGTGGGCTTGCCCCTGGCTGTTGCCCTTTCCCATCACTTTGATGTCATTGGCTTTGATATCAATGTGGCGCGGGTAGATGCGCTCAACAAGGGACACGATGCCACCAATGAGGTTGACGATGCTTCCCTTACCGCCAGCACGGCCCGTTTTACCAGCGATGCAGCCGAACTTGCCAAGGCGGGCGTGATCATCGTGGCTGTGCCTACCCCGGTAGACAGCCACCGACAGCCAGATCTTACGCCTGTGGTGGGCGCAAGCCGCACGGTTGGACGCCATATGCCCAAGGGCTGCGTGGTGTGCTATGAGTCTACGGTATACCCTGGTGTTACCGAGGACGAATGCATCCCCCTGCTGGAAAAAGAATCAGGCATGCGCTTTCCTGCGGATTTTGCCGTGGGTTATTCGCCCGAGCGCATCAATCCCGGTGACAAGGTTCACCGGCTTGAAACCATCCGCAAGGTTGTTTCCGGCTCTGACGCTCCCACCGCAGACCTGTTGGTAAAGGTCTATGGCGCGGTGGTGACAGCGGGCATCCACAGAGCCTCGTGCATCAAGGTGGCCGAGGCCGCCAAGGTTATTGAAAACACGCAGCGCGATATCAACATCGCCCTGATGAACGAACTGGCCCTTATTTTCAACCGCATGGGGATTGATACGCTGGAAGTGCTTGAGGCCGCAGGCAGCAAGTGGAACTTCCTGCCGTTCCGTCCGGGTCTTGTGGGTGGGCACTGCATTGGCGTGGATCCCTATTACCTGACCTACAAGGCCGAAGAAATCGGCTGCCACCCCGAGGTTATTCTTGCAGGCCGCCGCATCAACGACGGCATGGGCAAGTACGTGGCAGAAATCTGCGTAAAGCGCCTCATCAATGCGGACAAGCATGTCAAGGGCGCGCGCGTGGGCCTGCTGGGCTTTACATTCAAGGAAAATGTGCCTGATATCCGCAATACCCGCGTGGTGGACATCATAGCGGAACTGAAGGAATACGGCATCACGGCTCTGGTGCATGATCCCGAGGCCGATGCTGCGGAAGCCCATCACGAATACGGGCAGACTCTATTGCCCCTGAGCGATCTCAAAAATCTGGATGTTCTTATCCTGGCTGTATCGCACGAGGGTTTCCGCCAGCTTGACCATGCGGCCATACGCGCCATGTTTGCAGGCGATGCGGTTACACTTATGGATATCAAGGGCTTCTGGAACAAGCAGGAAATGCTTGCTGCCGGGTTTGATCTCTGGAGGCTGTAA
- a CDS encoding glycosyltransferase family A protein, producing the protein MATIGRANELDRLFTSLEGQSYKNFRILLADQNPPGYLDNMLARHSGLPITRTMLPPQGVSVARNVLLEQANADIIVFPDDDCWYAPDTLERVRETFAAYPFCGALLGVWTSSPDVYASGVPEGSVSRAGLFQLAGTCVQFYRREAVTGLRFDPLLGPGTGLPYGCGEDTDYLLYAYARTEVRRYAKIRVFHPSPKEIQPSPQKVASYAAGRMYLLKKHGFSWLFMLFNVLYPLCVAPVDALRYGTAQGAYRLRMFVERLRNWR; encoded by the coding sequence GTGGCAACCATTGGGCGGGCAAATGAGCTTGACCGGCTGTTTACGTCACTTGAGGGGCAGTCGTACAAAAACTTCCGGATACTTCTGGCAGATCAGAATCCTCCGGGTTATCTGGATAATATGCTTGCCCGCCATTCCGGCTTGCCCATTACTCGTACTATGCTGCCCCCGCAGGGAGTTTCAGTTGCCCGCAATGTCTTGCTGGAACAAGCCAATGCAGACATCATAGTTTTTCCTGATGATGATTGCTGGTATGCGCCGGATACCCTTGAACGCGTGCGCGAAACGTTTGCCGCCTATCCTTTTTGCGGAGCTTTGCTGGGAGTGTGGACCTCCTCGCCCGATGTTTATGCCTCGGGAGTGCCCGAGGGGAGCGTCAGCCGGGCGGGGCTGTTCCAGCTGGCAGGAACATGCGTACAGTTCTATCGCAGAGAAGCCGTGACTGGTCTTCGCTTTGATCCCCTGCTTGGGCCGGGAACCGGCTTGCCCTACGGTTGCGGCGAAGACACCGACTATCTTTTGTACGCGTACGCCCGTACAGAGGTACGCCGGTATGCAAAAATTCGTGTGTTCCATCCTTCGCCGAAAGAAATTCAGCCCTCGCCGCAAAAGGTGGCAAGCTATGCAGCCGGGCGCATGTATTTGTTGAAAAAGCATGGTTTTTCATGGCTGTTTATGCTGTTCAATGTGCTGTACCCCCTCTGCGTGGCCCCCGTGGACGCCCTGCGATACGGGACGGCGCAGGGTGCCTATCGGTTGCGCATGTTCGTTGAGCGTCTGCGCAACTGGCGTTAA
- a CDS encoding glycosyltransferase family 10 domain-containing protein gives MMASMKNCVFSTIHVPWPWMRQTLDGHGRMADCDIQINTNDTNAQWLVVFDEPYTNTVTSVPKERRILFITEPPEVKPYPASYLRQFGRIVSPFTIKSVPSGTVLIENPCLNWHYGVETVSGNYSSEFSKLDDFRNMSIPAKEKMLSVICSTKTYTTAQRKRIAFVEKLQARLGSKVDIYGRGRNPISDKRDAIAPYKYHLVLENNYSNFFWTEKLSDTLIGFSYPIYLGAPNLGSFFPKGFLSSLQPDSDEANIALIEELLSDDPWERSLSAIVECRNWILETTNVFDRVNRFIREGAQAPMSPNHAEPVQIKPTGRWEKALLRRVMRLGLYNPFV, from the coding sequence ATGATGGCTTCAATGAAAAATTGTGTTTTTTCAACTATCCATGTTCCGTGGCCTTGGATGCGGCAGACTTTGGATGGTCATGGGCGAATGGCTGACTGTGATATTCAGATAAATACTAATGATACCAATGCACAGTGGTTGGTTGTTTTTGATGAGCCGTACACTAATACAGTAACTTCTGTGCCAAAAGAAAGGCGTATACTTTTTATTACAGAACCTCCAGAAGTAAAACCATATCCTGCATCATATTTGCGACAATTTGGTAGAATTGTTTCGCCTTTTACTATTAAGAGCGTTCCGTCTGGCACTGTGCTGATAGAAAACCCATGTCTTAACTGGCACTACGGTGTGGAAACAGTCAGTGGCAATTATTCAAGCGAGTTCAGCAAGCTTGATGACTTTCGAAACATGTCCATTCCTGCAAAGGAAAAGATGCTTTCTGTCATCTGTTCGACTAAAACATACACAACTGCACAGCGCAAAAGAATTGCATTTGTAGAAAAGTTGCAGGCCCGTCTTGGTTCCAAGGTTGATATTTATGGTCGCGGAAGAAACCCGATATCAGACAAACGAGATGCCATTGCTCCGTACAAGTACCATCTCGTGCTTGAAAACAATTACAGCAATTTTTTTTGGACAGAAAAGCTTTCTGATACATTGATCGGGTTTTCTTATCCCATTTATCTTGGGGCCCCGAATCTTGGCAGTTTTTTTCCCAAAGGCTTTTTGTCATCTTTACAGCCAGATAGCGATGAAGCGAACATTGCCTTGATAGAAGAGCTGTTGAGCGATGACCCTTGGGAACGTTCCCTTTCTGCAATTGTTGAATGTCGCAACTGGATACTTGAGACAACAAATGTCTTTGATCGGGTGAACCGGTTTATCCGTGAGGGGGCCCAGGCGCCCATGTCTCCGAATCATGCGGAGCCTGTGCAAATTAAGCCAACAGGGCGTTGGGAAAAAGCTCTTTTGAGACGCGTTATGCGTTTGGGGCTATATAACCCGTTTGTATGA
- a CDS encoding glycosyltransferase, whose product MDTISVIIPAYNVNGYLHEACESVLSQTFNDWECIIVDDGSTDGTFSVAEQYCQRDARFRAIRQENAGVAIARNVGLSQACGPFVVFLDADDVLEPTAFECWVNALLAAPECVLAWGSAIRFEDKTNIVKEIPWKNYLATGCAWHDMLVHDFLPVGTFCLRRSALPVGCQFNPLFTHAEDRDFLLRVLRGNCIVYANRQVLRFRLRGDSASSDFQAAIENELNVMQMHLADPDVPSKIRRRARSALAFRCAVVAAFTGRQYAKACGWYLKAILIDPLNVNLFLLPLRKCAMALREKLRNIS is encoded by the coding sequence ATGGACACTATCTCAGTAATTATTCCTGCATATAATGTCAATGGATATCTTCATGAGGCTTGCGAATCTGTATTGTCGCAAACATTTAACGATTGGGAATGTATCATTGTCGATGATGGTTCTACAGATGGTACGTTTTCTGTAGCAGAGCAGTATTGTCAACGAGACGCACGGTTTCGTGCAATCAGACAAGAAAACGCAGGTGTTGCCATTGCTCGCAATGTGGGGCTGAGTCAAGCTTGTGGCCCTTTTGTTGTCTTTCTTGATGCAGATGACGTGCTGGAGCCAACCGCGTTTGAGTGTTGGGTAAATGCCTTGCTGGCGGCACCTGAGTGTGTTCTTGCATGGGGGAGCGCCATACGCTTCGAGGATAAAACCAATATTGTTAAAGAGATTCCCTGGAAGAACTATTTGGCTACGGGTTGCGCGTGGCACGATATGCTGGTTCATGATTTTTTGCCAGTTGGAACATTTTGTCTTCGCCGCTCGGCACTGCCTGTAGGATGCCAGTTTAATCCCCTATTTACTCACGCTGAGGATAGGGATTTTCTTTTGCGGGTCTTGCGTGGAAATTGTATTGTGTATGCAAACCGTCAGGTTTTGCGATTCAGGCTGCGGGGGGATTCTGCCAGTAGCGACTTTCAGGCTGCGATTGAAAATGAACTGAACGTCATGCAGATGCATCTCGCAGATCCTGATGTGCCAAGCAAGATTAGGCGCAGGGCAAGATCTGCTCTGGCCTTTCGCTGTGCCGTTGTCGCGGCTTTTACCGGACGGCAGTATGCCAAAGCATGTGGCTGGTATCTTAAAGCGATTTTGATAGACCCCCTGAATGTTAATTTGTTTTTATTGCCATTAAGGAAATGCGCCATGGCTTTGCGCGAGAAATTAAGAAATATAAGTTAA
- a CDS encoding glycosyltransferase family A protein — protein MDSIDVVIPLYNCTSYIEYAIYSVQRQVMAVDKIIVVNDGSTDDGPLKVTKLAQKDKRIILLNGTNQGASAARNKGITASEAEFIAFLDADDMWDPQKINKQAPFLSNSKLSFVHTQASAIDIYGKPILTTLYKTNIYAPSFDNIRLGIYSVIGSASSVVTRRKLLLDAGLFDQDQHFGGEDWDMWARLAQYGPAHLVDEPLTKIRLVPNSHQRTMSAEVRARSRLHSRIMVASHWQDDAIFLKKHRIEARKEAWAIMRWLLLKPKELCGFYLYLHHHEKIAGRTIVKGAFDFIALLCTGLFQTICSIIRSPSECKRLLHRLIDEHRK, from the coding sequence GTGGATAGTATAGATGTTGTTATTCCCCTGTACAATTGCACATCATATATTGAATACGCAATTTATTCCGTACAGCGTCAAGTAATGGCGGTGGATAAAATAATTGTGGTCAACGACGGCTCGACAGATGACGGGCCGCTTAAAGTAACTAAACTGGCTCAAAAAGACAAGCGCATAATCCTGCTTAACGGCACAAATCAAGGTGCAAGTGCCGCGAGAAACAAGGGAATTACTGCATCAGAAGCAGAATTTATAGCATTCCTTGATGCGGATGACATGTGGGATCCACAAAAAATAAATAAACAGGCACCATTTTTATCCAATTCGAAGTTATCTTTTGTTCATACCCAAGCTTCAGCAATTGACATATATGGTAAACCCATTTTAACCACCCTATATAAAACTAACATTTACGCACCGAGCTTTGACAACATCCGTCTGGGCATTTACTCTGTCATAGGTTCTGCCTCGTCGGTTGTCACCCGTCGCAAGTTGCTTCTTGACGCAGGTCTTTTTGATCAGGATCAACACTTTGGTGGAGAAGATTGGGATATGTGGGCAAGACTGGCACAGTACGGACCAGCCCACCTTGTTGACGAACCACTCACAAAAATCCGACTGGTGCCGAATAGCCATCAACGAACCATGAGCGCTGAAGTACGTGCCCGTTCCCGCCTGCACAGCCGTATTATGGTTGCCTCACACTGGCAGGACGATGCTATTTTTCTGAAAAAACACCGGATTGAAGCTCGCAAAGAAGCCTGGGCAATCATGCGCTGGTTATTGCTTAAGCCTAAAGAATTGTGTGGTTTTTACCTATATCTTCATCATCATGAAAAAATCGCAGGAAGAACAATCGTCAAAGGGGCCTTCGATTTTATTGCGCTTCTTTGCACTGGATTATTTCAAACAATTTGCAGCATCATACGGTCTCCTAGCGAATGCAAACGATTGCTGCACAGACTCATTGATGAACATCGCAAATAG
- a CDS encoding glycosyltransferase, whose protein sequence is MTPYISIITATKNAESTLSNLLKSIETQSATNFELVVQDAISTDGTLEILANATHRLPAVQITSERDLGIYDAWNKAVRRAKGQWLLFLGADDHLAEKDVLEKASNTLQAQPDNITFGAGAVRMVDNLDNCTLYAKPVLNGGRSRLKYIAPAAFPGLFIRRDVAESNQFDASLKISADYDFLCRSWDDQKAVGLDFDVCIMLEGGISSDPANQFSAAWENARIAARHFHNVWEIDRARMLIKAGLVSTAFRTLGPERGAALLDKIRQLRGLPPCWKK, encoded by the coding sequence ATGACACCATACATCTCCATAATTACAGCAACAAAAAATGCTGAAAGCACCCTCTCCAATCTTTTAAAAAGCATTGAAACTCAGAGTGCTACAAATTTTGAGCTTGTTGTCCAGGATGCAATTTCAACTGATGGTACACTGGAAATCCTTGCCAACGCAACACACCGCCTGCCTGCGGTGCAAATAACCTCTGAACGTGACCTTGGTATTTACGATGCTTGGAACAAAGCTGTACGCAGAGCAAAAGGACAGTGGTTATTGTTCTTGGGAGCAGATGATCATCTGGCCGAAAAAGACGTATTAGAGAAAGCCAGCAACACTCTCCAAGCCCAGCCTGACAATATTACTTTCGGCGCTGGGGCAGTGCGTATGGTGGACAACCTTGACAACTGCACGCTTTATGCAAAGCCAGTGTTGAACGGGGGACGCTCAAGATTAAAATACATCGCCCCTGCAGCGTTTCCCGGATTGTTTATCAGGCGGGATGTTGCCGAGAGCAATCAGTTTGATGCCAGCCTGAAAATTAGCGCTGACTACGATTTTTTATGCAGATCGTGGGACGATCAGAAAGCTGTCGGCCTGGATTTTGATGTTTGCATCATGCTTGAGGGGGGGATTTCGTCAGACCCTGCAAACCAGTTCTCCGCCGCATGGGAGAACGCGCGTATTGCTGCCCGACATTTCCACAACGTGTGGGAGATTGATCGAGCGAGAATGCTTATCAAGGCAGGTCTGGTGAGTACCGCTTTCCGTACATTGGGACCTGAAAGAGGTGCCGCCCTACTGGACAAAATACGTCAACTGCGTGGGTTGCCACCCTGTTGGAAAAAATAA
- a CDS encoding glycosyltransferase family 1 protein, which produces MKIRIAVISRMEREGGGSFQYGASLLEALAKLPKDQYEICFWYNSAALDGFVEKLPYLHAKPKWYFVQLLRVVMKIARVANKILKSDRIKDWLEFDALIRAARAWKPDICISLEQSYNPLSKNIRVIGPVHDLMHRYESSFPEVGAPAEYEAREKLFSRHARNAAAVLVDSNVGKQQLIESYGISADKVHILPFVASPLLVESTSPPQSFAGDHDPFIFYPAQFWPHKNHMAIIQALSLLPSDLPLHCVFAGTTDKNAFGPVRNAVRDAGLENRVHILGYVPDADVVWFYKNAFALVMPTFFGPTNIPPLEAMQYGCPVIVSGIYGMPERYGDAALYINPKNPGEIAHAISRIASEPGLRQRLISNGYAQVAKWTKEDFQKKILEVVTSVSSSLVRP; this is translated from the coding sequence ATGAAGATTCGCATAGCAGTTATCAGTCGGATGGAGCGGGAAGGCGGAGGGAGCTTTCAGTACGGAGCTTCTCTGCTAGAGGCTTTGGCAAAACTGCCCAAAGATCAATATGAAATTTGCTTCTGGTATAACAGTGCCGCACTCGATGGCTTTGTAGAAAAGTTGCCTTATTTGCATGCGAAGCCAAAATGGTATTTTGTGCAATTACTTCGTGTTGTCATGAAGATTGCTAGAGTTGCAAATAAAATTTTAAAAAGCGACAGGATAAAAGACTGGCTGGAGTTTGATGCCCTTATTCGTGCTGCTCGTGCATGGAAGCCAGATATTTGCATATCGTTGGAACAGTCATATAATCCTCTTTCAAAAAACATTCGCGTAATTGGTCCTGTGCACGACCTTATGCACCGTTATGAAAGCTCATTTCCTGAAGTTGGCGCACCCGCGGAATACGAAGCAAGGGAAAAGCTCTTTAGTCGCCATGCGAGAAATGCTGCCGCTGTACTTGTAGATTCAAATGTTGGAAAGCAACAGCTTATTGAAAGCTATGGCATTTCGGCAGACAAGGTACACATTTTGCCTTTCGTTGCCAGCCCTCTCCTCGTAGAGTCAACATCTCCCCCACAATCCTTTGCTGGTGATCACGACCCGTTTATATTTTATCCGGCACAATTTTGGCCTCATAAAAATCACATGGCAATAATTCAGGCACTTTCGCTACTGCCAAGTGATTTGCCGCTGCACTGTGTTTTTGCCGGAACGACAGATAAAAATGCTTTTGGTCCTGTCCGCAATGCTGTTAGAGACGCAGGGCTCGAAAATCGGGTGCATATTCTTGGATATGTGCCTGATGCGGATGTTGTGTGGTTTTATAAAAATGCATTTGCGTTGGTGATGCCAACATTTTTTGGGCCAACGAACATACCTCCCTTGGAAGCTATGCAATATGGCTGCCCAGTAATTGTCTCAGGAATTTATGGAATGCCAGAACGCTATGGCGATGCAGCTCTTTATATCAATCCTAAAAATCCCGGGGAAATCGCTCATGCAATTTCTCGGATTGCATCTGAGCCGGGTTTGCGGCAGCGTCTTATAAGCAATGGCTATGCACAGGTTGCTAAATGGACCAAGGAGGATTTTCAGAAAAAAATTTTGGAAGTTGTTACATCTGTTAGCTCAAGCTTGGTTCGACCCTAG